From Camelina sativa cultivar DH55 chromosome 7, Cs, whole genome shotgun sequence, one genomic window encodes:
- the LOC104704335 gene encoding putative receptor-like protein kinase At2g30940, protein MQKQWEILLFHTLIDSSSLSPQRLRVMNILISKQRSDLIQHKLSQHTSFFGIKLWILITAYASIAFLLVLIVSLFLCFIFHRRKCRQEPFRLRSKLCLPLSHIPLNNKRQIPYNRCSDDVESQRISQAGWSSARLSYYTRSFSSTGSFGSFNVFTFMEIKNVTDGFADYNLIAKGDSSTVYRGVLMGTVTVAVKRFFPIHQRYEDKDLITRAEMIANVRHKNVVRLLGYCTEGDERVLVYEYAEKGDLHQWLHGSAGRNQPLTRRKRMKIIQGVAKGLAYVHEDIEPKITHQDIRPSKILLDYQWNPKILDVGFIGHSETPTFVPSPGNLDEKIDVHCFGTLIMELVSGRVSVDQSSPHVYLVDWIKVMVANHMIVDVLDPSLPEFPTMKELKRIVLIALRCVDPEIEERPNMGDVIHMLQPHDLLLNNNAIHTPQNITRSHEVIRQ, encoded by the exons ATGCAGAAGCAGTGGGAGATCTTACTCTTTCACACTCTCATTGATTCATCATCTTTATCACCACAAAGACTCAGAGTGATGAACATACTCATATCAAAGCAAAGATCAGACTTGATCCAACACAAACTCTCTCAACACACTTCCTTTTTCGGCATCAAGCTCTGGATCCTCATCACAGCTTATGCCTCTATAGCCTTCCTCTTAGTTCTGAtcgtttctctcttcctctgtttcatctttcacAGGAGAAAATGTAGACAAGAACCATTCAGACTAAGATCAAAGCTTTGTCTTCCTTTGTCACACATTCCCCTAAATAACAAACGACAGATTCCATACAACCGTTGCAGCGACGATGTAGAGAGCCAGAGAATCTCTCAGGCTGGTTGGTCCTCTGCTCGTCTTTCCTACTACACCCGCAGCTTCTCTTCTACCGGCAGCTTTGGAAGCTTCAATGTGTTTACGTTCATGGAGATCAAGAATGTGACAGATGGTTTTGCAGATTACAATCTGATTGCTAAAGGAGATTCTTCAACAGTGTATCGTGGAGTCTTGATGGGTACAGTCACTGTTGCTGTCAAACGATTCTTCCCAATCCATCAAAG GTATGAAGATAAAGATTTGATAACAAGAGCTGAGATGATTGCAAATGTTAGACACAAGAATGTGGTGAGACTCCTTGGATACTGCACTGAAGGAGATGAGAG ggttcttgttTACGAGTACGCTGAGAAAGGTGATTTGCACCAATGGCTTCATGGATCTGCTGGGAGGAATCAGCCTCTGACCCggagaaagagaatgaagatCATCCAAGGAGTAGCAAAAGG GCTCGCGTATGTTCACGAGGACATCGAACCAAAGATCACTCATCAAGACATAAGACCAAGCAAGATTCTTCTTGATTATCAATGGAACCCTAAGATACTTGATGTTGGATTCATCGGTCACAGTGAGACTCCAACTTTTGTTCCTTCACCTGGTAATCTTGATGAGAAAATCGACGTTCATTGCTTCGGGACTTTGATAATGGAGCTTGTCTCTGGGAGAGTCTCTGTAGACCAAAGCTCACCACAT GTTTATTTAGTGGACTGGATCAAAGTGATGGTGGCAAATCATATGATAGTAGATGTTCTTGATCCTAGCCTGCCTGAATTTCCTACAATGAAAGAACTCAAACGGATTGTGTTGATTGCCTTGCGTTGTGTTGATCCTGAGATAGAAGAAAGACCTAATATGGGAGATGTGATTCACATGCTCCAACCACATGACTTGCTACTGAATAACAAT GCAATACATACACCTCAGAATATTACCCGGTCACACGAGGTTATCAGACAATGA
- the LOC104700379 gene encoding major pollen allergen Ole e 10-like, which yields MGKGFRLVTSLLLLSFLSSGIKASSEPIAEEKDITTPLATNPTTTPTTVVPNSDSDAAVATTPLTIPSPPHAAAHQGGSWCVARENAAKMALQAALDYACGIGGADCSEIQEGGKCYNPNSLRAHASFAFNSYYQKNPIPSSCNFDGTAVTISADPSIGSCHFPSTSTSESILNVSSEDGLGLFGRIPSHPTPKPEASASSSKTFSFLYFYSLLLCFRFYIFLL from the exons ATGGGAAAAGGCTTCAGACTAGTaaccagtcttcttcttctttccttcctCTCATCAG GTATTAAAGCTAGTAGTGAACCAATAgcagaagaaaaagacataACCACACCATTAGCCACAAACCCAACAACCACGCCAACAACCGTGGTCCCTAACTCCGACTCTGACGCTGCCGTGGCCACAACTCCCCTAACGATTCCATCGCCACCACACGCTGCCGCCCACCAAGGTGGGAGCTGGTGTGTTGCGAGAGAGAACGCTGCAAAAATGGCGTTACAAGCAGCTTTGGACTACGCGTGTGGGATCGGTGGAGCAGACTGCTCGGAGATACAAGAAGGAGGAAAATGTTATAACCCTAACTCGTTAAGAGCACATGCCTCTTTTGCCTTCAACAGTTATTACCAGAAGAATCCAATCCCTAGTAGTTGCAATTTTGATGGAACTGCTGTCACTATCAGTGCTGACCCAA GTATAGGATCATGCCACTTTCCGTCTACAAG CACGAGTGAATCAATATTGAACGTATCAAGTGAAGATGGATTAGGGCTTTTTGGGAGAATACCGTCACATCCAACTCCCAAGCCCGAAGCTTCAGCCTCCTCCTCCAAAACTTTCTCATTTCTCTATttctattctcttcttctttgctttcgtttttatatatttttgttatga
- the LOC104700380 gene encoding uncharacterized protein LOC104700380 — MAAFLEKATSALSEAKESVTTTAESIQASLTDAQKTVAASAETAGTSVADAGKTVAASAETVKTEAAAAPEKVSGVSTQAKDAVDSALSRGIDGAKSLLQTFEEKRTEVSSKLVEGFTNAVSGASSSTVTSRDLPVSTDNQPLLASRETTPWWKNCCGVVDLFKKDT; from the exons ATGGCAGCTTTCTTAGAGAAGGCAACTTCTGCTCTCAGCGAAGCCAAAGAATCCGTTACAACCACGGCTGAATCCATCCAGGCTTCTCTCACTGATGCTCAGAAAACCGTTGCAGCCTCGGCTGAAACCGCCGGGACTTCTGTAGCTGACGCTGGCAAAACCGTTGCAGCCTCTGCTGAAACTGTCAAGACCGAGGCTGCAGCTGCACCAGAGAAAGTTTCTGGTGTCTCTACACAG GCAAAGGATGCAGTGGACAGTGCTCTGTCAAGAGGTATAGATGGAGCCAAATCTTTGCTTCAAACTTTTGAAGAGAAGAGGACCGAAGTTTCCTCCAAGCTTGTCGAAGGTTTTACCAATGCTGTCAGTGGAGCATCTAGCAGCACCGTGACCAGCCGAGACCTTCCCGTATCTACAGACAACCAG CCTCTGCTAGCGTCTCGTGAAACGACGCCGTGGTGGAAGAATTGTTGTGGAGTTGTTGATCTTTTCAAGAAAGATACTTAA
- the LOC109125397 gene encoding uncharacterized protein LOC109125397 has protein sequence MTNTSNFYENHIFYIQLLFTNNNLTFKKRRRRGWGIKESCLIVGNVN, from the exons ATGACTAATACAAGTAACTTTTATGAAAACCACATTTTCtatattcaattattatttACCAATAATAACTTGACATTT aaaaaaagaagaagaagagggtggGGCATTAAAGAGAGCTGTCTCATAGTTGGTAATGTCAATTAA